One part of the Quercus lobata isolate SW786 chromosome 7, ValleyOak3.0 Primary Assembly, whole genome shotgun sequence genome encodes these proteins:
- the LOC115953516 gene encoding zinc finger protein JACKDAW, with protein MMSGESFSVASSIGGFGQEVQNTNPNPNPAAKKKRNLPGTPDPDAEVIALSPKTLMATNRFVCEICNKGFQRDQNLQLHRRGHNLPWKLRQRTNKEVRKKVYICPEKTCVHHDPSRALGDLTGIKKHFSRKHGEKKWKCEKCSKKYAVQSDWKAHSKTCGTREYKCDCGTLFSRKDSFITHRAFCDALADESARLTSLAAANNLNFGNDSMNDTVINPQPGLPLGASQFGSGFRPELSGMAINGNSLGVDQQKPRLSLWLNQANSQLNPTDMMGNSHLYASSSSTAFPEMMQAVSGNLFGSSSMPNFGNFNNQQFQGFDKSVSTSTNASLSLSALPHEMKEEGNKGNLVETLSSLYSDSQKKQSKPSMPMSATALLQKAAQMGSTTSNPSSIFGNSFGVMSSSSSNTTTSFNTVNQNRNELHQALQNSKQQAAENFTASGSVDGMLRSSNLSSLTTSTNSFDQLMMQTSGKQSDPVALKNHPGSNAIENSLTRDFLGMGGRESQRPFLAQELAKFASMSSAMGLSQFTGNH; from the exons ATGATGTCCGGTGAATCTTTTTCAGTTGCCTCTTCAATTGGAGGGTTTGGTCAAGAAGTACAGAAcacaaaccctaaccctaatccAGCTGccaagaagaagagaaatctACCAGGAACACCAG ATCCAGATGCTGAGGTTATTGCTCTTTCACCCAAGACTCTCATGGCGACAAATCGATTCGTCTGTGAAATATGCAATAAAGGGTTCCAAAGAGATCAGAATCTGCAGCTTCATCGAAGGGGTCACAATCTTCCATGGAAGCTGAGGCAAAGGACCAACAAAGAGGTCCGAAAAAAGGTCTATATTTGTCCAGAAAAGACTTGTGTCCACCATGACCCGTCCAGAGCTCTCGGAGACCTCACTGGGATAAAGAAACATTTTAGCAGGAAACACGGCGAGAAGAAATGGAAGTGCGAGAAGTGTTCAAAGAAATACGCAGTCCAATCCGACTGGAAAGCTCATTCTAAGACTTGTGGAACTCGAGAGTACAAGTGTGACTGTGGAACCCTTTTTTCTAG GAAAGATAGCTTCATTACCCACAGAGCCTTTTGTGATGCTTTAGCTGATGAGAGTGCTAGGCTCACTTCGCTTGCAGCCGCTAATAATCTGAATTTCGGAAATGATTCAATGAATGACACTGTGATTAATCCTCAACCTGGTTTGCCACTTGGAGCTTCCCAATTTGGCTCAGGTTTTCGACCAGAGCTTAGTGGCATGGCTATTAATGGTAACTCTCTTGGTGTAGATCAGCAAAAGCCCAGATTGTCATTGTGGCTTAACCAGGCAAATTCTCAGCTTAATCCCACTGACATGATGGGTAATTCTCATCTCTACGCATCATCAAGTTCTACAGCTTTTCCTGAAATGATGCAAGCAGTGTCTGGTAATCTCTTTGGTTCGTCTTCTATGCCTAATTTTGGAAACTTTAATAATCAGCAGTTTCAAGGGTTTGATAAGAGTGTTTCAACCTCAACAAATGCAAGTCTGTCTTTATCAGCACTACCTCACGAAATGAAAGAGGAAGGGAACAAAGGAAATTTGGTTGAAACCCTATCCTCTCTTTACTCTGATTCCCAAAAGAAGCAATCAAAGCCATCTATGCCAATGTCAGCCACTGCACTTTTGCAAAAGGCAGCTCAGATGGGCTCTACAACAAGCAACCCATCATCAATTTTTGGCAATAGCTTCGGAGTCATgagctcttcttcttcaaacaCAACAACAAGCTTCAACACAGTCAACCAAAACCGAAATGAGCTGCACCAAGCCCTTCAAAATTCAAAGCAGCAAGCAGCAGAGAATTTCACAGCAAGTGGGAGTGTTGATGGAATGCTGAGAAGTTCAAATTTAAGCTCATTAACAACTTCAACAAACAGTTTTGATCAGCTTATGATGCAAACAAGTGGAAAGCAAAGCGACCCAGTTGCATTAAAGAATCATCCAGGCTCGAATGCAATTGAAAATAGTCTAACTAGGGATTTTCTTGGCATGGGAGGGAGAGAATCACAAAGACCATTCTTAGCACAGGAATTAGCTAAGTTTGCTTCAATGAGTTCAGCTATGGGTTTGAGCCAATTCACTGGGAACCACTGA